From Streptomyces durmitorensis, a single genomic window includes:
- a CDS encoding winged helix-turn-helix transcriptional regulator codes for MTTPPKARPKAGPKGSPQATARGDLFDPDCPTRRLLDRIGTKWTSMAVKVLAEAEPHEVRFAELRRRMPGVSQKMLSTTLRAMTRDGLVARRVEPVVPPRVHYRLTALGLSLEGPLAAVRAWAEEHMAEIDRANERSAAAGDGFDGG; via the coding sequence GTGACCACCCCTCCCAAGGCGAGGCCCAAGGCCGGTCCCAAGGGGAGTCCCCAGGCGACTGCGCGCGGGGATCTCTTCGATCCCGACTGCCCGACCCGCCGGCTCCTCGACCGCATCGGTACGAAGTGGACCTCGATGGCCGTCAAGGTCCTCGCGGAGGCCGAGCCGCACGAGGTCCGCTTCGCCGAGCTGCGGCGTCGTATGCCGGGCGTCTCGCAGAAGATGCTGTCCACGACCCTGCGGGCCATGACGCGCGACGGCCTGGTCGCCCGCCGGGTGGAGCCGGTGGTGCCGCCGCGCGTGCACTACCGGCTGACCGCGCTCGGGCTCTCCCTGGAGGGGCCGCTCGCCGCGGTCAGGGCGTGGGCCGAGGAGCACATGGCGGAGATCGACCGGGCCAACGAGCGCAGCGCCGCGGCAGGCGACGGTTTCGACGGCGGCTGA
- a CDS encoding SAM-dependent methyltransferase, whose amino-acid sequence MTAGVPRPTIDTSNPHPARVYDWLLGGKDNYPVDEAVGEKLPPEAKDAARQNRAFMNRAVAWLASQGVDQFLDIGTGIPTAPNLHQIVQEVVPSARVVYTDNDPIVLRHAEALLVSSSEGLTDYIQADVREPLEILEHARGLLDFERPIALSLIALMHFLPDDQDPYGIVSTLIGALPSGSHLVLSHASSDIYPELAERVTAEYAKGGIRLGFRTRTEVARFFDGLDLVEPGLVTAPGWFKATARPDAEGSGIYAAVARIP is encoded by the coding sequence ATGACCGCAGGTGTGCCAAGGCCGACGATCGACACCAGCAACCCGCACCCCGCGCGCGTCTACGACTGGCTGCTCGGCGGCAAGGACAACTACCCCGTGGACGAGGCGGTGGGCGAGAAGCTGCCGCCCGAGGCGAAGGACGCCGCACGGCAGAACCGCGCGTTCATGAACCGTGCGGTCGCCTGGCTGGCCTCCCAAGGCGTGGACCAGTTCCTCGACATAGGCACCGGGATCCCCACCGCGCCCAACCTGCACCAGATCGTCCAGGAGGTCGTGCCGTCGGCGCGGGTCGTCTACACCGACAACGACCCCATCGTGCTGCGCCATGCCGAGGCGTTGCTGGTCAGCAGCTCCGAGGGGCTCACCGACTACATCCAGGCGGATGTCCGCGAGCCGCTGGAGATCCTCGAACACGCACGTGGCCTCCTCGACTTCGAGCGCCCGATCGCCCTCTCCCTGATCGCGCTCATGCACTTCCTGCCCGACGACCAGGACCCGTACGGCATCGTGAGCACGCTGATCGGCGCTCTGCCCTCAGGCAGCCACCTGGTCCTTTCGCACGCCTCGTCCGACATCTACCCGGAGCTGGCCGAGCGGGTCACCGCGGAGTACGCGAAGGGCGGCATCCGGCTCGGCTTCCGCACCCGTACCGAGGTCGCTCGCTTCTTCGACGGGCTCGACCTCGTCGAGCCGGGCCTGGTGACGGCCCCTGGGTGGTTCAAGGCGACCGCGCGGCCGGACGCGGAGGGCAGCGGGATCTACGCGGCGGTGGCGCGCATTCCCTGA
- a CDS encoding helix-turn-helix transcriptional regulator has protein sequence MNLVDRGEEFSIMDGMLNACMAGHGGVLLVSGAVASGKTALLRAFGERASAAGALFLQATASEAESDLPLGVMGQLLLGADLPGADAKRAARLVDLMAVAAQIRRAEGVLPAVVMNEIPGLCGIVLEQARERPVVLSIDDVHHADGHSLECILYLARRLDTSRILVVLGENSGFLAGNTRLHVDLLRLPGCRNIRLGPLERHGVAEMISGFGDEGWGTRQLVSDLHRTGGGNPLLTRALIEDRRTADGGGCGSAALVPGEAFAQAVTTGLFRSDMSTRNTAWALAVVGPDVPLAELVEVLGTSRESVHRSLRALNDAGLLDSGWFRHEAGRTAVLRSLEPAHRARIEARVAQVLHEHGEAATVVVQHLIAAEPIDAPWALSTLLEAAERALADDEVELALTCLRAARDTCTDARQSVAIRAELTRAGWRLNPATAARHLPELTADALDGGLGARHTVELVGHLLWFGQADSVLEILDAAERGGGAGREAPGQPAAQASRRLDCVRSWMAYEYPGLPGSARARARHGDDERSGRTPARSPHQRAATLMKAVLDGAGDDVVVRAEQILQSTRLDDSTLTALVVALNSLVLADRLDTAALWCETLSKEAAERGAPMWQALLAAVRSRIELRLGALAAAEQSARLAVTLVPPEGWGVAIASPVATSVYAHTAMGRLDEAAAQLAVPVPESAFHTPDGLLYLRARGHYYLAAGRPYAALDDFHACGDLMTRWEFDVPALVPWRTDAAEAHLLLGDDDRARTLAQEQLALTGGPNAGAAWTRGVSLRVLASALHPGRRLSLLGEAIDTLRERGHRVELARATDELARAHRELGNGGRARALARKAQQLGRECGVRVPRVSPVADTGNSLPAEQPWPPGSRRGADELSDAELRVATLAARGHTNRQIADKLFITISTVEQHLTRAYRKLAVQRRADLAAKLSPVPVPVAGSGRREGHREGRHEGRKDGGARDRLRVV, from the coding sequence ATGAACTTGGTGGACCGTGGGGAAGAATTCTCGATCATGGATGGCATGCTCAACGCCTGTATGGCGGGGCATGGCGGAGTGTTATTGGTAAGCGGCGCGGTGGCCAGTGGGAAAACCGCTCTGTTGCGCGCGTTCGGTGAACGCGCAAGCGCCGCGGGTGCGTTGTTCTTGCAGGCCACAGCGTCAGAGGCGGAGAGCGACCTGCCCCTTGGCGTGATGGGGCAGTTGCTGCTCGGCGCGGATCTGCCGGGGGCCGACGCCAAGCGGGCGGCCCGCCTTGTGGACCTGATGGCGGTGGCCGCGCAGATTCGGCGGGCCGAGGGGGTGCTGCCCGCCGTCGTGATGAATGAGATTCCGGGGCTCTGCGGGATTGTCCTGGAACAGGCCAGGGAAAGGCCGGTGGTGCTCAGCATCGACGACGTGCATCATGCCGACGGCCACTCCCTGGAATGCATCCTGTACCTGGCCCGCCGACTCGACACCAGCCGTATTCTGGTGGTCCTGGGCGAGAACAGCGGATTTCTGGCCGGAAATACGCGATTACACGTTGACTTGCTGCGTCTGCCGGGCTGCCGCAATATCAGGCTCGGACCGCTCGAGCGGCACGGAGTGGCCGAAATGATCTCCGGATTCGGGGACGAGGGGTGGGGGACGCGCCAGCTCGTCTCGGATCTCCATCGGACGGGCGGCGGAAACCCGCTCCTGACAAGGGCGTTGATCGAGGACCGCCGTACGGCGGACGGCGGCGGGTGCGGCTCCGCCGCTCTCGTGCCGGGCGAGGCCTTCGCACAGGCCGTGACCACGGGCCTGTTCCGCAGTGACATGTCGACGCGGAACACCGCGTGGGCGCTGGCGGTGGTCGGCCCCGACGTGCCGCTCGCCGAGCTGGTGGAAGTCCTGGGAACCAGCCGGGAGTCGGTCCACCGCAGCCTGCGCGCCCTGAACGACGCGGGGCTGCTCGACTCCGGCTGGTTCCGCCACGAAGCGGGACGGACCGCGGTCCTGCGGAGCTTGGAGCCCGCACACCGCGCCCGCATCGAGGCCCGCGTCGCCCAAGTGCTGCACGAGCACGGCGAGGCGGCGACCGTGGTGGTGCAGCATCTGATCGCGGCCGAGCCCATCGATGCCCCGTGGGCGCTCAGCACGCTCCTCGAGGCGGCCGAGCGCGCGCTGGCCGACGACGAGGTCGAACTGGCCCTCACCTGTCTGCGCGCCGCCCGCGACACCTGCACCGACGCCCGGCAGTCCGTGGCGATCAGGGCCGAACTGACCCGGGCCGGATGGCGGCTCAACCCGGCCACCGCGGCCCGGCACCTGCCCGAGCTCACCGCCGACGCGCTGGACGGCGGCCTCGGGGCCCGGCACACGGTCGAACTCGTCGGCCATCTGCTCTGGTTCGGCCAGGCGGACTCGGTCCTGGAGATCCTCGACGCCGCCGAGCGGGGCGGCGGCGCAGGACGCGAGGCCCCCGGGCAGCCTGCGGCACAGGCCTCGCGCCGGCTCGACTGCGTACGGTCCTGGATGGCGTACGAATATCCGGGCCTCCCCGGCTCCGCCCGTGCCCGTGCCCGGCACGGCGACGACGAGCGGAGCGGGCGGACGCCGGCGCGCAGTCCCCATCAGCGCGCGGCGACCCTGATGAAGGCGGTCCTCGACGGGGCGGGCGACGACGTGGTGGTCAGGGCCGAGCAGATACTGCAGAGCACCCGCCTCGACGACAGCACGCTCACCGCGCTCGTCGTCGCCCTCAACTCCCTTGTCCTGGCCGACCGTCTGGACACCGCGGCCCTCTGGTGCGAGACGCTGTCCAAGGAAGCCGCCGAGCGCGGCGCACCCATGTGGCAGGCTCTCCTCGCCGCGGTCAGGTCGCGCATCGAACTCAGGCTCGGCGCACTCGCCGCCGCCGAGCAGTCGGCGCGCCTTGCGGTCACGCTGGTCCCGCCCGAGGGGTGGGGCGTGGCCATCGCCTCGCCGGTCGCCACCTCCGTGTACGCCCATACCGCCATGGGTCGGCTCGACGAGGCAGCCGCCCAACTCGCCGTCCCCGTACCGGAGTCGGCGTTCCACACCCCCGACGGACTGCTCTACCTGCGGGCGCGCGGTCACTACTACCTCGCCGCCGGACGCCCTTATGCGGCGCTCGACGACTTCCACGCGTGCGGCGACCTCATGACGCGCTGGGAGTTCGATGTGCCCGCGCTCGTCCCGTGGCGGACCGACGCGGCCGAGGCCCATCTGCTGCTCGGTGACGACGACCGGGCCCGGACGCTCGCACAGGAGCAACTGGCCCTGACCGGCGGCCCGAACGCGGGGGCCGCCTGGACGCGCGGCGTCTCGCTGCGGGTCCTCGCCAGTGCGCTCCACCCCGGGCGCAGGCTCTCCCTCCTGGGCGAAGCCATCGACACCCTGCGGGAGCGCGGCCACCGCGTGGAGCTGGCCCGCGCGACGGACGAGCTGGCCCGCGCCCATCGCGAGCTCGGCAACGGCGGCCGGGCCCGCGCCCTCGCCCGCAAGGCGCAGCAGCTGGGGCGGGAGTGCGGGGTCCGCGTCCCCAGGGTGTCCCCGGTGGCCGACACCGGCAACTCCCTTCCCGCCGAGCAGCCGTGGCCGCCCGGCTCCCGGCGCGGGGCCGACGAGCTCAGCGACGCGGAGCTGCGCGTGGCGACGCTCGCGGCCCGCGGCCACACCAACCGGCAGATCGCCGACAAGCTGTTCATCACGATCAGCACCGTCGAGCAGCACCTGACGCGCGCGTACCGCAAGCTCGCCGTCCAGCGCCGGGCGGACCTGGCGGCGAAACTCAGCCCCGTTCCCGTACCCGTCGCGGGCTCCGGCAGGAGGGAGGGGCACCGGGAAGGGCGCCACGAGGGGAGGAAGGACGGCGGGGCGCGCGACCGTCTTCGCGTGGTGTAG
- a CDS encoding response regulator transcription factor: MRVLVVEDHAELAHSVARVLRREGMAVDVVYDGSDALERTTVVDYDVVVLDRDLPGVHGDQVCSALATQPMHARVLMLTASGTIAHRVEGFSLGADDYLPKPFAYAELVARIRALARRSQPALPPVLVQGDLRLDPAQRIASRAGVRLALTPKEFAVLEYLLAAQGRVVSAEELLERVWDEAADPFTTTVKATINRLRPKLGEPPVIETVPRGGYRI; this comes from the coding sequence ATGAGGGTACTGGTGGTCGAGGACCACGCCGAGCTCGCGCATTCGGTGGCGCGCGTGCTCCGCCGCGAGGGGATGGCGGTCGACGTGGTCTACGACGGCTCGGACGCGCTGGAACGCACGACGGTCGTCGACTACGACGTGGTCGTGCTCGACCGGGACCTCCCCGGAGTCCACGGGGACCAGGTCTGCAGCGCGCTGGCCACCCAGCCGATGCACGCCCGGGTCCTCATGCTCACCGCGTCCGGCACGATCGCCCACCGGGTGGAGGGGTTCAGCCTCGGCGCGGACGACTACCTCCCCAAGCCCTTCGCGTACGCCGAACTCGTCGCCCGCATCCGTGCGCTGGCCCGGCGCTCGCAGCCCGCGCTGCCGCCGGTCCTCGTCCAGGGCGACCTGCGGCTCGACCCGGCGCAGCGCATCGCATCCCGTGCCGGGGTGCGCCTGGCCCTGACGCCCAAGGAATTCGCGGTGCTCGAGTACCTGCTCGCCGCCCAGGGCCGGGTGGTGTCGGCGGAGGAACTCCTGGAGCGGGTGTGGGACGAGGCCGCCGACCCGTTCACCACGACCGTCAAGGCGACCATCAACCGTCTGCGCCCGAAGCTCGGCGAGCCGCCCGTGATCGAGACCGTTCCCCGTGGCGGCTACCGGATTTGA
- a CDS encoding sensor histidine kinase — MPMRLPTSFALSPWIVRRLLPRRVRVRLTLLYGVLFVASGVVLLAITNLLVARTPANLVLVKNRGGEPVLAPGADGRLYLGYPESNSSVQLNDITQQLRDQALRQHEIEMDHLLVQSGIALAIMAVIAIVLGWVVAGRVLRPLRTMTGTIQRISARNMHERLAVVGPADELKDLADTVDGLLGRLETALDSHKRFVANAAHELRTPLTLEHALLEESLIDRDATRESFRSNFERLLDISKQQARLLESLLTLSSSERGLDHREPLDLAEITEEVVEASRPETRRRGLRIETAIGPAAASGDSALVQRLVANLVDNAMGYNTPGGHVEITTRTHAGRAVVAVANTGPEVPPEQVERLFEPFQRLGRTAGDGHHGLGLSIVRAIAVAHDAVIGAHARPGGGLVVEVSFPPRTDPLQRATRIEQLDDGTAIR, encoded by the coding sequence ATGCCCATGCGTCTGCCCACGTCCTTCGCCCTGTCACCGTGGATCGTCCGCAGGCTGCTGCCACGGCGTGTGCGCGTACGCCTGACGCTCCTGTACGGAGTGCTGTTCGTAGCCTCGGGCGTGGTGCTGCTCGCCATCACCAACCTGCTCGTCGCCCGCACTCCGGCGAACCTCGTCCTCGTCAAGAACCGGGGCGGCGAGCCCGTGCTCGCGCCGGGCGCCGACGGCCGCCTCTACCTCGGCTATCCCGAGTCCAACTCCTCCGTGCAGCTCAACGACATCACCCAGCAGCTGCGCGACCAGGCGCTGCGTCAGCACGAGATCGAGATGGACCACCTCCTTGTGCAGTCGGGCATCGCGCTGGCGATCATGGCCGTGATCGCGATCGTGCTCGGCTGGGTGGTCGCCGGGCGCGTCCTGCGTCCGCTGCGCACGATGACGGGCACCATCCAGCGCATCTCGGCCCGCAACATGCACGAGCGGCTCGCCGTCGTCGGCCCGGCCGACGAGCTGAAGGACCTCGCCGACACGGTCGACGGACTCCTCGGCCGTCTGGAGACGGCCCTCGACTCCCACAAACGCTTCGTCGCCAACGCCGCGCACGAGCTGCGTACGCCGCTCACCCTGGAGCACGCGCTCCTCGAGGAGTCCCTCATCGACCGCGACGCCACCCGCGAGTCGTTCCGGTCGAACTTCGAGCGGCTGCTCGATATCAGCAAGCAGCAGGCGCGCCTCCTGGAGTCGCTGCTCACCCTGTCCAGCAGCGAGCGCGGCCTCGACCACCGCGAACCGCTCGACCTCGCGGAGATCACCGAGGAGGTGGTGGAGGCCTCGCGTCCGGAGACGCGGCGGCGGGGGCTGCGCATCGAGACCGCCATCGGGCCCGCGGCGGCGTCGGGCGACTCGGCGCTGGTCCAACGCCTGGTGGCCAACCTCGTCGACAACGCGATGGGCTACAACACCCCCGGCGGGCACGTGGAGATCACCACCCGTACGCACGCGGGGCGGGCCGTCGTCGCCGTGGCCAACACCGGACCCGAGGTGCCGCCGGAGCAGGTGGAGCGGCTCTTCGAACCCTTCCAGCGGCTCGGACGCACCGCGGGCGACGGCCACCACGGGCTCGGCCTCTCGATCGTCCGCGCCATCGCCGTCGCCCACGACGCCGTGATCGGCGCACACGCCCGGCCCGGCGGCGGACTCGTGGTGGAGGTCTCCTTCCCGCCGCGGACGGATCCGCTCCAACGGGCCACGCGGATTGAGCAGTTGGACGATGGCACGGCCATCCGTTGA
- the aroF gene encoding 3-deoxy-7-phosphoheptulonate synthase: MVVVMAPEATQQDVDAVVELVRAAGGDAFVSRGVTRTIVGLVGDVDAFDALNLSNRRGVLDVVRISAPYKLVSREHHPDRSVIRVGGVPIGPDTLTVIAGPCAVESPEQTLAAAHMAKAAGASLLRGGAFKPRTSPYAYQGLGERGLRILADVRDETGLPVVTEVIDPASVELVAPYADMLQIGTRNMHNFALLQAVGTAGRPVLLKRGFGATIEEWLMAAEYIAQRGNLDIVLCERGIRTFETATRNTLDISAVPVVQRLSHLPVIVDPSHSGGRRDLVVPLTRAALAVGADGVMIDVHPDPRTALCDGDQAVTRPEIDDLAHIVAVLSPLMGRTLTRPRARAGVGPGTR, translated from the coding sequence ATGGTGGTCGTGATGGCCCCCGAGGCCACACAGCAGGACGTGGACGCGGTCGTGGAGCTGGTGCGGGCGGCGGGCGGTGACGCGTTCGTCAGCCGCGGCGTGACCCGCACCATCGTCGGCCTGGTGGGAGACGTGGACGCGTTCGACGCCCTCAATCTGTCCAACCGCCGCGGCGTCCTGGACGTCGTGCGGATCTCGGCGCCGTACAAGCTGGTCAGCAGGGAGCACCACCCCGACCGGTCCGTGATCAGGGTCGGGGGCGTGCCCATCGGCCCCGACACCCTGACCGTGATCGCGGGACCGTGCGCGGTGGAGAGCCCCGAACAGACCCTGGCCGCCGCGCACATGGCCAAGGCGGCGGGTGCCTCGCTGCTGCGCGGCGGGGCCTTCAAACCGCGCACGTCGCCATACGCCTACCAAGGGCTCGGCGAGCGGGGGCTGCGGATCCTCGCCGACGTCAGGGACGAGACGGGCCTTCCGGTGGTCACCGAGGTCATCGACCCCGCCAGCGTCGAACTGGTCGCCCCGTACGCGGACATGCTGCAGATCGGCACCCGCAACATGCACAACTTCGCGCTCCTCCAGGCCGTCGGTACGGCCGGCAGGCCTGTGCTGCTCAAGCGCGGCTTCGGCGCCACCATCGAGGAGTGGCTGATGGCGGCGGAGTACATCGCGCAGCGGGGCAACCTCGACATCGTGCTCTGCGAACGCGGCATCCGTACGTTCGAGACCGCCACCCGCAACACCCTGGACATCAGCGCCGTGCCGGTGGTGCAGCGCCTGTCCCACCTGCCGGTGATCGTCGACCCCTCGCACTCGGGCGGCCGCCGCGACCTCGTCGTTCCCCTCACCCGCGCCGCCCTCGCCGTCGGCGCGGACGGCGTCATGATCGACGTACATCCCGACCCCAGGACGGCGCTGTGCGACGGCGATCAGGCCGTGACCCGGCCGGAGATCGACGACCTCGCGCACATCGTCGCGGTCCTTTCGCCGCTGATGGGCCGCACGCTCACGCGGCCGAGGGCGCGAGCCGGGGTCGGTCCGGGCACCCGATAG
- a CDS encoding ParB/RepB/Spo0J family partition protein has product MVVEVEITSLSTADSPRISGIDQEHVEALAVVQSPLPPITVHRSTMRVIDGLHRLRAAELRGQRKIAVKFFDGDTADAFVLAVESNVTHGLPLTTADRKRAAGRIIASHPQWSDRMIASVSGIAPGTVAEIRRRAPAEQAGTAGRVGHDGRVRPLNGTEGRRVASELIAENPQLSLRQIARVASISPETVRDVRNRMMRGEDPLPQRGKRGGGEGVASAPSGGTGPTVVPDRDAGQDRTAVLKRLNADPALRFSETGRTLLRLLNIHTISAEEWDEIIDKAPPHCGRIVAYLANECAEMWAEVAVRVQRKVAETA; this is encoded by the coding sequence ATGGTCGTCGAAGTCGAGATCACTTCGCTGTCGACGGCCGACTCACCGCGAATCTCCGGAATAGACCAGGAACACGTCGAGGCGCTGGCAGTGGTGCAGAGCCCGTTGCCGCCCATCACCGTGCACCGATCGACCATGCGCGTCATCGACGGACTGCACCGCTTGCGGGCCGCCGAGCTGCGGGGGCAACGCAAGATCGCGGTGAAGTTCTTCGACGGGGACACGGCCGACGCCTTCGTCCTGGCCGTCGAGTCCAACGTCACGCACGGTCTGCCGCTGACCACGGCGGACAGGAAGCGTGCCGCGGGGCGCATCATCGCCTCCCACCCGCAGTGGTCGGACCGGATGATCGCCTCCGTCAGCGGCATCGCCCCGGGAACCGTCGCGGAGATCCGCAGACGGGCCCCGGCCGAGCAGGCCGGCACGGCGGGCAGGGTCGGCCACGACGGCCGGGTGCGCCCGCTCAACGGCACCGAGGGACGCAGGGTGGCGAGCGAACTCATCGCCGAGAACCCCCAGTTGTCCCTGCGTCAGATCGCGCGCGTCGCGTCCATCTCCCCGGAGACGGTCCGTGACGTACGCAACCGGATGATGCGCGGCGAGGACCCGCTGCCCCAGCGCGGGAAACGGGGCGGCGGCGAAGGCGTCGCGAGCGCCCCGAGCGGCGGCACCGGGCCCACCGTCGTGCCCGACCGTGACGCGGGCCAGGACCGCACCGCGGTCCTCAAACGCCTCAACGCGGACCCGGCGCTGCGCTTCAGCGAGACCGGCCGCACCCTGCTGCGACTGCTCAACATCCACACGATCAGCGCGGAGGAGTGGGACGAGATCATCGACAAGGCCCCGCCGCACTGCGGCCGGATCGTGGCCTACCTGGCCAACGAGTGCGCGGAGATGTGGGCGGAGGTCGCGGTGCGCGTCCAGCGCAAGGTCGCCGAGACGGCCTAG